A genomic window from Camelina sativa cultivar DH55 chromosome 2, Cs, whole genome shotgun sequence includes:
- the LOC104725765 gene encoding uncharacterized protein LOC104725765 isoform X2 codes for MESLIANFPKIWKLEEKVMGADLGQGVFQFNFEEEEDILSVLQNGPYHFDSWMVSLVRWEPVISSTYPSVINFWVKVSGIPMHLWEAVTLEAIGKKIGKLLEVNEETGSLCVSINGFNPMIFKMVVPFASGDEIVVSLDYEKLMGVCDHCSRLTHDSKVCPELLKVGSGSGPTEKTDNRGGQRHLLPVKQEQHHNAGGWEKPRKHAKRALDFQSMDLGDQGYLPQQRIGGGGPYGPRQYERHNGPAWGQRRNHGEVVMSDDGARRGFQMGSGESSSKTSGFHLNRKSVGPAWPKPLFKVKQSSSGKQDSMNRDIASGSHVSQGARDQEDRDHQGDAGASLEMDFEVENDDLLEDGELGDTDKGDHRVVKDAVEFPVQGAESHPSHGPNPQGDEGSDSQVESGSGPQGDGHKQKQMGKPGNANVDGKPSDGGLELEREDLELELSGHWGGSDRRIFGRFVEAA; via the exons ATGGAGTCTCTGATTGCTAACTTTCCAAAGATATGGAAGCTAGAGGAGAAGGTTATGGGAGCTGATCTTGGACAGGGTGTATTTCAGTTCAAttttgaagaggaagaagatatcTTATCTGTTCTGCAGAACGGTCCATACCACTTTGATAGTTGGATGGTCTCTTTGGTTCGTTGGGAGCCAGTCATCTCATCCACCTACCCTTCGGTGATAAACTTTTGGGTTAAGGTGTCAGGAATTCCAATGCATCTGTGGGAGGCAGTCACTTTAGAAGCTATTGGGAAGAAGATTGGGAAGCTACTAGAAGTGAATGAGGAGACGGGGAGTCTCTGTGTTTCAATTAATGGGTTTAATCCCATGATTTTCAAGATGGTGGTCCCTTTTGCTTCCGGTGATGAAATAGTGGTTTCTTTGGACTATGAAAAACTAATGGGGGTCTGTGATCATTGCTCGAGGCTTACGCATGATTCGAAGGTCTGTCCAGAGCTGCTTAAGGTTGGGTCGGGTTCTGGTCCTACTGAGAAGACGGATAACAGGGGTGGTCAAAGGCATCTTCTTCCGGtcaaacaagaacaacaccatAATGCTGGGGGTTGGGAAAAACCTAGGAAACACGCTAAGCGGGCTCTAGATTTTCAGTCTATGGATCTTGGTGATCAAGGATACCTCCCACAGCAACGTATTGGTGGTGGGGGTCCATACGGTCCGCGACAGTATGAACGGCATAATGGTCCGGCTTGGGGTCAAAGGAGAAATCACGGTGAGGTTGTTATGAGCGACGATGGAGCTCGTCGTGGATTTCAAATGGGTAGTGGTGAGTCATCGAGTAAAACTTCTGGGTTTCACCTGAATAGAAAGAGTGTTGGGCCGGCTTGGCCTAAACCTCTGTTTAAGGTGAAGCAGTCATCGAGTGGGAAACAGGATTCTATGAATCGGGACATTGCTTCCGGTAGTCATGTCTCGCAAGGGGCGAGGGATCAGGAGGACAGAGACCATCAGGGGGATGCGGGGGCGTCTTTAGAGATGGATTTTGAGGTTGAGAACGATGACCTTCTTGAGGATGGGGAGCTGGGTGATACTGACAAGGGTGATCATAGGGTTGTTAAGGATGCGGTTGAGTTTCCAGTCCAGGGAGCAGAGTCACATCCTAGTCACGGTCCTAATCCCCAAGGTGATGAAGGGTCGGATTCTCAGGTTGAGTCTGGAAGTGGTCCACAAG GTGATGGACATAAACAGAAGCAGATGGGGAAACCGGGTAATGCTAATGTGGATGGTAAACCTTCGGATGGGGGTCTTGAGTTGGAACGTGAAGATcttgagttggaactgtcagggcattggggTGGATCTGACAGAAGGATATTTGGGAGATTTGTGGAAGCAGCATAA
- the LOC104725765 gene encoding uncharacterized protein LOC104725765 isoform X1, whose amino-acid sequence MESLIANFPKIWKLEEKVMGADLGQGVFQFNFEEEEDILSVLQNGPYHFDSWMVSLVRWEPVISSTYPSVINFWVKVSGIPMHLWEAVTLEAIGKKIGKLLEVNEETGSLCVSINGFNPMIFKMVVPFASGDEIVVSLDYEKLMGVCDHCSRLTHDSKVCPELLKVGSGSGPTEKTDNRGGQRHLLPVKQEQHHNAGGWEKPRKHAKRALDFQSMDLGDQGYLPQQRIGGGGPYGPRQYERHNGPAWGQRRNHGEVVMSDDGARRGFQMGSGESSSKTSGFHLNRKSVGPAWPKPLFKVKQSSSGKQDSMNRDIASGSHVSQGARDQEDRDHQGDAGASLEMDFEVENDDLLEDGELGDTDKGDHRVVKDAVEFPVQGAESHPSHGPNPQGDEGSDSQVESGSGPQGNGFNSLGVGVVNKALAAFTLKDSSSHKGRSFSSYGKKSVGSTRVATVVLASPGKRLLAKALSKPAGDGHKQKQMGKPGNANVDGKPSDGGLELEREDLELELSGHWGGSDRRIFGRFVEAA is encoded by the coding sequence ATGGAGTCTCTGATTGCTAACTTTCCAAAGATATGGAAGCTAGAGGAGAAGGTTATGGGAGCTGATCTTGGACAGGGTGTATTTCAGTTCAAttttgaagaggaagaagatatcTTATCTGTTCTGCAGAACGGTCCATACCACTTTGATAGTTGGATGGTCTCTTTGGTTCGTTGGGAGCCAGTCATCTCATCCACCTACCCTTCGGTGATAAACTTTTGGGTTAAGGTGTCAGGAATTCCAATGCATCTGTGGGAGGCAGTCACTTTAGAAGCTATTGGGAAGAAGATTGGGAAGCTACTAGAAGTGAATGAGGAGACGGGGAGTCTCTGTGTTTCAATTAATGGGTTTAATCCCATGATTTTCAAGATGGTGGTCCCTTTTGCTTCCGGTGATGAAATAGTGGTTTCTTTGGACTATGAAAAACTAATGGGGGTCTGTGATCATTGCTCGAGGCTTACGCATGATTCGAAGGTCTGTCCAGAGCTGCTTAAGGTTGGGTCGGGTTCTGGTCCTACTGAGAAGACGGATAACAGGGGTGGTCAAAGGCATCTTCTTCCGGtcaaacaagaacaacaccatAATGCTGGGGGTTGGGAAAAACCTAGGAAACACGCTAAGCGGGCTCTAGATTTTCAGTCTATGGATCTTGGTGATCAAGGATACCTCCCACAGCAACGTATTGGTGGTGGGGGTCCATACGGTCCGCGACAGTATGAACGGCATAATGGTCCGGCTTGGGGTCAAAGGAGAAATCACGGTGAGGTTGTTATGAGCGACGATGGAGCTCGTCGTGGATTTCAAATGGGTAGTGGTGAGTCATCGAGTAAAACTTCTGGGTTTCACCTGAATAGAAAGAGTGTTGGGCCGGCTTGGCCTAAACCTCTGTTTAAGGTGAAGCAGTCATCGAGTGGGAAACAGGATTCTATGAATCGGGACATTGCTTCCGGTAGTCATGTCTCGCAAGGGGCGAGGGATCAGGAGGACAGAGACCATCAGGGGGATGCGGGGGCGTCTTTAGAGATGGATTTTGAGGTTGAGAACGATGACCTTCTTGAGGATGGGGAGCTGGGTGATACTGACAAGGGTGATCATAGGGTTGTTAAGGATGCGGTTGAGTTTCCAGTCCAGGGAGCAGAGTCACATCCTAGTCACGGTCCTAATCCCCAAGGTGATGAAGGGTCGGATTCTCAGGTTGAGTCTGGAAGTGGTCCACAAGGTAACGGTTTTAATTCTTTAGGTGTGGGGGTTGTTAATAAGGCCTTAGCAGCTTTTACGTTAAAAGATTCAAGTAGTCATAAAGGGAGGTCTTTTAGTTCTTACGGTAAAAAGAGTGTGGGGAGTACTAGGGTTGCTACTGTGGTTTTAGCTTCTCCAGGAAAACGCTTACTTGCTAAGGCTTTGTCTAAACCTGCAGGTGATGGACATAAACAGAAGCAGATGGGGAAACCGGGTAATGCTAATGTGGATGGTAAACCTTCGGATGGGGGTCTTGAGTTGGAACGTGAAGATcttgagttggaactgtcagggcattggggTGGATCTGACAGAAGGATATTTGGGAGATTTGTGGAAGCAGCATAA
- the LOC104725793 gene encoding chaperone protein ClpD, chloroplastic: protein MEVLTTSSPLTLHSRRLPSCSSSSSSHVTSIAASSLSSFASSYLGISLSNRTIHRFSTTPTNFRRFPGRKRKKFTPISAVFERFTERAIRAIIFSQKEAKSLGKDMVYTQHLLLGLIAEDRDPQGFLGSGITIDKAREAVWSIWNEANPDSKQEEVSSSTSYSKSTDMPFSISTKRVFEAAVEYSRNMDCQYIAPEHIAIGLFTVDDGSAGRVLKRLGANMNLLTAEALTRLKGEIAKDGREPSSSSSKGSFDASPSGRIAGSGASGKTKAKSVLEQFCVDLTARASEGLIDPVIGREKEVQRVIQILCRRTKNNPILLGEAGVGKTAIAEGLAISIAEANAPGFLLTKRIMSLDIGLLMAGAKERGELESRVTALISEVKKSGKVILFIDEVHTLIGSGTVGRGNKGSGLDIANLLKPSLGRGELQCIASTTLDEFRSQFEKDKALARRFQPVLIDEPSEEDAVKILLGLREKYEAHHNCKYTMEAIDAAVYLSSRYIADRFLPDKAIDLIDEAGSRARIEAFRKKKEDAICILSKPPDDYWQEIRTVQAMHEVVLSSRQKQDDGDAMADESGELAEESSLPPVAGDDEPILVGPDDIAAVASAWSGIPVQQITADERMLLMGLEEQLRGRVVGQDEAVTAISRAVKRSRVGLKDPDRPIAAMLFCGPTGVGKTELTKALAANYFGSEESMLRLDMSEYMERHTVSKLIGSPPGYVGFEEGGMLTEAIRRRPFTVVLFDEIEKAHPDIFNILLQLFEDGHLTDSQGRRVSFKNALIIMTSNVGSTAIAKGRHGSIGFILEDDEEAASYNGMKALVVEELKNYFRPELLNRIDEIVIFRQLEKAQMMKILNLMLQDLKSRLVSLGVGLEVSEAVKELICKQGYDPAYGARPLRRTVTEIVEDPLSEAFLAGSFKPGDTAFVVLDDTGNPSVRTKPDSSSVRVTDKTSIA from the exons ATGGAGGTTTTAACTACTTCCTCACCTCTAACGCTTCACTCACGCCGTCTCccctcttgttcttcttcttcctcttctcatgTAACCTCCATCGCcgcttcttcactttcttcattCGCTTCCTCGTATCTCGGAATCTCCCTCTCCAACCGCACGATCCACCGCTTCTCCACCACTCCGACGAACTTCAGACGATTTCCCGGTAGAAAACGGAAGAAATTCACACCGATTTCGGCTGTTTTCGAACGGTTCACCGAACGAGCGATCAGAGCTATCATCTTCTCTCAGAAGGAAGCTAAATCGTTGGGGAAAGACATGGTTTACACTCAGCACCTTCTCTTAGGTCTGATCGCTGAGGATCGTGATCCTCAAGGTTTCCTTGGTTCCGGAATCACCATTGACAAGGCTCGTGAAGCTGTTTGGAGTATTTGGAACGAAGCTAATCCCGATTCCAAACAGGAGGAAGTCTCTTCCTCCACTTCGTATTCCAAATCCACGGACATGCCTTTCTCTATCAGTACCAAACGAGTCTTCGAAGCTGCGGTTGAGTACTCTAGGAATATGGATTGTCAATATATCGCTCCCGAGCATATCGCTATTGGACTCTTCACCGTTGATGACGGTAGCGCCGGAAGAGTCCTCAAAAG attgggAGCAAATATGAATTTGCTCACAGCAGAAGCACTCACCAGACTTAAAGGAGAGATAGCTAAAGATGGGAGAGagccatcatcttcttcatctaaaGGGAGCTTCGATGCTTCCCCTAGTGGTCGAATTGCTGGTTCTGGAGCTAGTGGTAAAACTAAAG CGAAAAGTGTACTGGAACAGTTCTGTGTGGATCTTACAGCGCGTGCTAGTGAGGGTCTTATTGATCCTGTTATTGGTCGGGAAAAAGAAGTTCAAAGAGTCATCCAGATACTTTGCCGCAGAACGAAAAACAACCCAATTCTTCTTGGTGAAGCTGGTGTTGGGAAGACTGCCATTGCTGAAGGATTAGCAATTAGTATTGCAGAAGCTAATGCTCCTGGATTTCTTTTG ACGAAACGCATCATGTCCCTGGATATAGGACTGTTAATGGCAGGTGCAAAAGAAAGGGGAGAACTGGAGTCTCGGGTCACTGCTTTGATAAGCGAGGTTAAAAAATCAG GTAAGGTCATTCTCTTCATTGATGAAGTGCACACACTTATTGGATCTGGCACAGTCGGGAGAGGAAACAAGGGGTCTGGGCTTGACATTGCTAACCTCTTGAAACCATCACTTGGAAGGGGTGAACTTCAG TGCATTGCATCCACAACCCTTGACGAATTTAGGAGTCAGTTTGAGAAGGACAAAGCATTAGCGAGGAGATTCCAGCCAGTGTTGATTGACGAGCCAAGCGAG GAAGACGCGGTGAAGATTTTGTTGGGTCTTCGTGAAAAATATGAAGCCCATCACAATTGCAAATATACTATGGAAGCCATAGACGCTGCAGTGTATCTTTCATCACGATATATCGCTGATAGATTCCTTCCAGATAAAGCTATTGATCTCATTGACGAGGCAGGAAGCAGAGCTCGTATTGAAGCTTTTAGGAAGAAAAAGGAGGATGCAATCTGTATCCTTTCGAAGCCACCTGATGATTACTGGCAAGAGATCAGAACAGTTCAGGCCATGCACGAAGTG GTTCTATCAAGCAGGCAAAAGCAGGATGATGGTGATGCCATGGCAGATGAGTCTGGTGAACTAGCTGAGGAGTCTTCGCTCCCACCTGTAGCAGGCGATGATGA GCCTATACTTGTGGGACCTGATGATATTGCAGCCGTTGCATCGGCTTGGTCTGGAATTCCAGTTCAGCAGATCACTGCAGATGAAAGAATGCTTTTAATGGGTTTAGAAGAGCAGCTTAGAGGCAGAGTTGTTGGTCAAGATGAGGCTGTAACTGCCATATCTAGAGCTGTGAAGAGGTCCCGGGTTGGCTTAAAAGATCCTGACCGTCCAATTGCCGCTATGCTTTTCTGTGGACCAACTGGAGTTGGAAAAACGGAACTTACAAAAGCTCTGGCAGCAAATTACTTTGGATCG GAGGAATCCATGCTGAGATTGGACATGAGTGAATACATGGAGCGTCATACTGTAAGCAAGTTGATAGGTTCACCTCCCGGATATGTTGGTTTTGAAGAAGGTGGAATGCTAACTGAAGCTATCAGGAGACGTCCTTTTACAGTGGTTTTGTTCGATGAGATAGAGAAAGCCCATCCGGATATCTTCAATATTCTTCTCCAACTGTTCGAAGATGGCCATCTAACCGATTCACAG GGAAGGAGAGTATCTTTCAAGAACGCACTGATCATAATGACCTCTAATGTCGGATCAACAGCCATTGCAAAGGGAAGACACGGTTCAATAGGTTTTATCCttgaagacgatgaagaggCAGCATCTTATAATGGAATGAAAGCTTTGGTAGTCGAAGAACTCAAGAACTATTTCCGTCCAGAGTTGTTGAACCGGATAGACGAAATCGTCATTTTCAGACAGCTTGAGAAGGCTCAG atgatgaagattttgaACCTGATGCTACAAGACTTGAAGTCGAGGCTCGTGTCTCTTGGAGTCGGTTTAGAGGTGTCTGAAGCAGTCAAGGAACTTATATGTAAACAGGGCTATGATCCGGCATATGGTGCACGGCCGCTCCGTAGAACTGTCACAGAGATTGTGGAAGATCCACTTAGCGAAGCCTTTCTTGCTGGGAGCTTCAAGCCCGGTGACACGGCTTTTGTAGTTCTTGATGATACCGGAAACCCATCCGTTCGGACGAAACCAGATTCTTCCTCTGTACGAGTTACAGACAAGACATCTATCGCATAG